One region of Methanobrevibacter olleyae genomic DNA includes:
- a CDS encoding DUF5654 family protein, whose translation MSDVSQTVIKTIITLVTTAFGLVAGLAWNDAIQKLIESVMGAGDALSGLFIYAVVVTIIAVVVTILLARVAAKMGVEIEE comes from the coding sequence ATGTCTGATGTAAGTCAAACCGTAATTAAAACTATCATTACTTTAGTAACTACTGCATTCGGTTTAGTTGCAGGTTTAGCATGGAACGATGCAATTCAAAAATTAATTGAATCTGTAATGGGTGCTGGAGATGCACTTTCTGGATTATTCATTTATGCTGTTGTTGTAACTATTATTGCAGTTGTTGTAACCATTCTTCTTGCTAGAGTAGCAGCAAAAATGGGTGTAGAAATAGAAGAATAG
- a CDS encoding P-II family nitrogen regulator, protein MKRIIAVIREEMFESVKKALIEEGCEGMNVSSVKGRGRQLGIKESYRGSSYCIDLIPKTRIELIVNEEDLEDILNLILESARTGEVGDGKIFVSDVEEVIRIRTGERGSDAV, encoded by the coding sequence ATGAAAAGAATAATTGCAGTGATTCGTGAAGAAATGTTTGAAAGTGTTAAAAAAGCCTTAATTGAAGAGGGTTGTGAAGGTATGAATGTTTCTTCTGTAAAGGGAAGAGGTAGGCAATTAGGTATAAAAGAATCTTATAGGGGTTCTAGCTATTGTATAGATCTTATTCCAAAAACACGTATAGAACTAATCGTTAATGAAGAGGATTTAGAAGATATATTAAATCTTATCTTAGAAAGTGCACGTACTGGTGAAGTTGGAGATGGAAAAATATTTGTCTCTGATGTAGAAGAAGTTATTAGGATTAGAACTGGGGAGAGAGGTTCTGATGCTGTTTAA
- a CDS encoding ammonium transporter, translated as MLLDTGDTAWMLVSLIMVLLMTVPGIAFFYGGLSKRKNVLNTMFLSLIAFAIASIIWVAYGYQIAFAPSSINGLIGLPVNFFLEGIGVDSLTGNIPTLVYIGFQLTFAGLTAAIVSGSIVGRMKTGSWILFTILWISLVYLPVCHWIWGGGWLMDMGAIDFAGGVAVEINSGFSALALALVLGKRKDTSLLPHNLGYSILGAGFLWFGWMGFNGGSALGANGLAGSAILISNTAAAVAMITWVILDIIKLGKPTVLGAITGVVAGLVAITPAAGFVPLSGSFVIGLGAAIISYYAIYNLKSRFGYDDALDVFGVHGLSGVWGLIATGLFASPAINGVAGFFFGNPSQLTVQVISVVATAAYSFTVSFVIAKVLEKTVGLRVDDKEEIGGLDSYLHEESAYRL; from the coding sequence ATGTTATTAGATACAGGAGATACAGCTTGGATGCTTGTAAGTCTAATTATGGTGCTTTTAATGACAGTACCTGGAATTGCATTTTTTTATGGAGGATTATCAAAAAGGAAAAATGTATTAAATACGATGTTTTTATCTTTAATTGCATTTGCAATTGCAAGTATTATATGGGTAGCATACGGCTATCAAATAGCTTTTGCACCTTCTAGCATTAATGGACTTATAGGATTACCAGTTAACTTCTTTTTAGAAGGAATTGGAGTGGATAGTTTAACTGGAAATATTCCAACATTAGTTTATATTGGATTTCAATTAACATTTGCAGGACTTACTGCAGCTATTGTATCTGGATCTATTGTTGGAAGAATGAAAACTGGGTCCTGGATTTTATTTACAATACTTTGGATTAGCTTAGTATATCTACCTGTCTGTCACTGGATTTGGGGTGGTGGATGGTTAATGGATATGGGTGCAATAGACTTTGCAGGAGGAGTTGCAGTAGAAATTAACTCTGGCTTTTCAGCACTTGCATTAGCTCTTGTTCTCGGTAAAAGAAAAGACACCTCTCTTCTTCCACATAACTTAGGCTATTCTATTCTTGGAGCAGGATTCTTATGGTTTGGATGGATGGGCTTTAATGGAGGATCAGCTCTTGGAGCTAATGGGCTTGCAGGTTCTGCAATACTAATTTCAAATACTGCAGCAGCTGTAGCAATGATTACTTGGGTTATTTTAGATATAATAAAACTAGGAAAGCCAACTGTATTAGGTGCAATTACTGGAGTGGTTGCAGGGCTTGTGGCAATTACTCCTGCAGCAGGCTTTGTTCCATTATCTGGTTCATTTGTAATAGGTTTAGGGGCAGCTATAATATCTTACTATGCAATTTATAATCTTAAATCTAGATTTGGATATGATGATGCTTTAGATGTATTTGGTGTTCATGGACTTTCAGGAGTTTGGGGTTTGATAGCTACTGGTTTATTTGCATCTCCTGCAATAAATGGAGTGGCAGGATTTTTCTTTGGAAACCCAAGCCAATTAACTGTTCAAGTTATAAGTGTGGTAGCTACAGCAGCATACAGCTTTACTGTTAGTTTTGTAATTGCTAAAGTTCTTGAAAAAACAGTAGGTTTAAGAGTAGATGATAAAGAAGAAATCGGCGGATTAGATTCATACTTACATGAAGAATCTGCTTATAGACTTTAA